The following coding sequences lie in one Vibrio spartinae genomic window:
- a CDS encoding methyl-accepting chemotaxis protein, with product MIRYYENKSINTQLRVIMLFCLIISFSTIALLVYRSAASILLNSTLTDHQSKVEGIAQSISQQFFTYLDTSRTLESTFQNSYLKGLTWQDEVVDFRGYPVTDATINGKSIIGSTDIVDQFTRDTGAIATLFLPTGQDWLRVSTSLKNKQGARAVGTLLGQSHPGYEKLSRGEPYYAQVELFGTHYLTYYNPLKNHHQQVVAISFIGVPVEEVTTKLLRNLSHIKWGRTGSTMVVDAREHSQGKYLLSSDSMQADSILAEKDANGNSIFHDIFKHNEGLIRYHQSSRGNTQERYLVYTDVPGWEWKLLGGTYIDEITEGSQELLKLIVLISSLVGGTTFVIIALFLSHTIKPLINLSHIMERLGQGEISQSIKTGAKETKNEILRLYNSAAAMMTQLNHLVGNIRATSDQVQDQSASVLSDANVGLTQSERQHEQVEQVVTAIEEMATSAKDVAMQVEVIADNVRQANDNTQSGLNLVEDVCIDVAQLNDQLAQSSQAINQLRTDSESIQTVTDMIDEVAEQTNLLALNAAIEAARAGDQGRGFAVVADEVRTLAQRTQTSVQSVVTIIDKLKHSTQNAVQLMQHSQHHADSMMSKSQNAGTSLETIAQQIHSIASQAQTIATTAEQQAQVSADVAQSASEISQLNQQGQQTNAKTAESASSLQSLAEHLKDQVDFFH from the coding sequence ATGATTCGTTACTACGAAAACAAGAGTATTAACACTCAATTACGAGTAATCATGCTCTTTTGCTTAATCATCTCTTTTTCAACCATTGCATTACTCGTATACCGCAGTGCTGCGAGTATTCTTTTAAACTCAACATTGACCGATCACCAATCTAAAGTCGAGGGGATCGCTCAATCGATATCACAACAGTTTTTCACTTATCTTGATACCAGTAGAACATTGGAATCAACCTTTCAGAACAGCTATCTGAAAGGATTAACATGGCAGGATGAGGTGGTTGATTTCCGCGGATATCCAGTAACGGATGCCACAATTAACGGGAAAAGCATCATTGGCTCAACAGATATTGTTGATCAATTCACACGAGATACCGGTGCCATTGCCACGTTATTTCTGCCTACGGGTCAAGACTGGCTGCGCGTTTCGACCTCATTGAAAAATAAACAAGGCGCGCGAGCAGTCGGGACGCTGCTGGGACAATCGCACCCGGGGTATGAAAAACTCAGCCGTGGTGAGCCCTATTATGCTCAGGTAGAACTGTTCGGAACTCACTATCTCACTTACTATAATCCGCTCAAAAACCATCATCAGCAAGTTGTCGCCATTTCATTTATCGGGGTTCCCGTTGAAGAAGTGACCACCAAGCTCTTACGTAATCTCAGTCATATCAAGTGGGGTCGAACGGGTAGCACCATGGTCGTAGATGCGCGTGAACATTCCCAAGGAAAATATCTGCTCAGCAGTGACAGTATGCAAGCGGACTCGATTCTTGCCGAAAAAGATGCAAACGGAAACAGCATCTTTCACGATATTTTCAAACATAATGAAGGTTTGATTCGCTACCATCAATCTTCTCGTGGTAACACTCAGGAACGCTATCTTGTCTATACCGATGTCCCCGGCTGGGAATGGAAACTCCTCGGTGGCACCTATATTGATGAAATTACCGAAGGCAGTCAGGAACTCCTGAAGTTAATTGTCCTGATTTCATCGTTGGTCGGCGGTACGACCTTTGTCATCATTGCACTCTTCCTCAGCCACACGATTAAACCACTGATCAATTTAAGCCATATTATGGAACGGTTGGGACAAGGGGAGATCAGCCAGAGCATCAAAACGGGCGCCAAAGAAACCAAAAATGAAATCCTCCGGCTGTACAATAGTGCGGCGGCCATGATGACTCAACTCAATCACTTGGTCGGCAATATTCGCGCCACTAGTGATCAGGTTCAGGATCAGTCAGCGAGTGTGCTCAGTGATGCCAATGTCGGATTAACTCAGTCTGAGCGTCAACATGAACAAGTTGAGCAGGTCGTCACGGCGATTGAAGAAATGGCAACCTCTGCCAAAGACGTCGCCATGCAGGTCGAAGTGATTGCTGATAATGTCCGACAAGCCAATGATAATACACAATCTGGTCTGAATTTGGTGGAAGATGTGTGTATTGATGTGGCTCAATTGAATGACCAGTTGGCACAATCCTCTCAAGCCATCAATCAGCTCAGAACCGACAGTGAAAGTATTCAAACCGTGACGGACATGATCGATGAAGTGGCAGAACAGACCAACCTGCTGGCTCTCAATGCGGCAATCGAAGCAGCACGAGCTGGTGATCAGGGGCGTGGTTTTGCGGTGGTTGCGGATGAAGTCAGAACGTTGGCTCAAAGAACGCAGACATCGGTTCAGAGTGTGGTGACCATTATCGACAAGCTCAAACATTCAACTCAAAATGCCGTTCAGTTGATGCAGCATAGTCAACATCATGCGGATAGCATGATGAGTAAGTCTCAAAATGCCGGGACATCACTCGAAACCATCGCGCAGCAGATTCATTCGATTGCTTCTCAAGCCCAAACCATTGCAACAACGGCAGAGCAACAGGCACAAGTTTCCGCCGATGTTGCCCAAAGCGCTTCAGAAATCAGTCAGTTGAACCAACAAGGCCAACAAACCAATGCGAAAACCGCCGAGAGCGCCTCATCACTGCAATCTCTGGCAGAACACCTGAAAGATCAGGTCGATTTTTTCCATTAA
- a CDS encoding TetR/AcrR family transcriptional regulator, with the protein MPKRSREDTEITIQTILDAVVYQVLNLGYDRMSYTTLSQQTGISRTGISHHFPKKTDFATALNSQIFLLFTSYLELENGVTAFRRSWMQALEHSEFVAILRFLFHHIISAERSVDVCRQGLERMYHLIEEKLGTDADKELEWLLGKSLVAMSNHEILEPEVV; encoded by the coding sequence ATGCCTAAGCGTAGCAGAGAAGACACAGAAATCACGATTCAGACAATTTTAGATGCCGTCGTCTATCAGGTGCTGAACCTTGGCTATGACCGTATGTCATATACGACACTCAGCCAACAGACGGGGATCTCCCGGACAGGGATCAGTCACCATTTTCCTAAAAAAACGGATTTTGCCACGGCATTGAATAGCCAGATTTTCCTGCTTTTTACATCCTATCTGGAATTGGAAAACGGCGTTACTGCATTCCGTCGAAGCTGGATGCAGGCATTGGAACACAGCGAGTTTGTCGCGATTTTAAGATTCCTTTTCCACCATATCATTTCTGCTGAACGTTCTGTCGATGTGTGCCGACAAGGATTAGAACGCATGTACCATCTGATTGAAGAGAAGCTGGGAACCGATGCGGATAAAGAGTTGGAATGGCTATTGGGAAAATCTCTCGTGGCAATGAGCAATCATGAAATTCTTGAACCGGAAGTGGTTTAA
- a CDS encoding YfcZ/YiiS family protein, with translation MNTNDNLENEICEACGTFGEIGYIIKEGDDVAEVTVIANDATALQAELDKYIALAKQVCADVKYETTPITDEAQELHARFQFEVSAEKLIFELKSRSLVRG, from the coding sequence ATGAATACAAATGACAATCTAGAAAACGAAATCTGTGAAGCCTGCGGAACATTCGGTGAAATCGGCTATATCATCAAAGAAGGTGACGATGTTGCAGAAGTGACTGTCATCGCAAATGACGCAACAGCACTTCAGGCTGAACTTGACAAATACATTGCACTCGCGAAACAAGTCTGCGCTGATGTGAAATATGAAACCACACCAATCACTGACGAGGCACAAGAACTCCATGCCCGTTTTCAGTTTGAAGTCAGTGCCGAAAAACTGATTTTTGAACTCAAATCCCGCTCTCTGGTCCGCGGATAA
- a CDS encoding leucine-rich repeat domain-containing protein: MFNIFIFRYAVRSLLTLLLGLLTFSFAQIATAQGLNHYQILNYLDNYGNLDLSGKPFTKLPSGLVIKRDLNISRTPIRALPRGIDIQGGLIAANCQLETVYPGTKIKGYANLLGSQIKRWPRGIRVGGYLNFTDTPLEKLPVRLRVKGDLSVIRTPLTELPDGLIVDGNLYLSGSGIHAFPETMTVKGNIYLGGNSIKKWPKNLTLGGAVAR; encoded by the coding sequence ATGTTCAACATTTTTATATTCAGATATGCAGTGCGTTCGCTTCTGACTCTGTTGCTCGGATTACTGACGTTTAGCTTTGCTCAGATCGCCACCGCTCAAGGGCTGAATCACTATCAGATCCTCAATTATCTGGATAATTACGGCAATTTGGATCTCAGTGGCAAGCCATTCACTAAATTACCATCCGGCCTGGTAATTAAACGCGATCTGAATATTTCCCGAACCCCGATTCGTGCGCTGCCAAGAGGCATCGATATTCAAGGGGGTCTGATTGCAGCCAACTGCCAGTTAGAAACTGTGTATCCCGGCACCAAAATTAAAGGCTATGCCAACTTACTCGGTTCCCAAATTAAGCGTTGGCCGCGCGGTATCCGGGTCGGTGGTTACCTCAATTTTACCGATACGCCATTAGAAAAACTGCCCGTCAGACTCAGAGTTAAAGGTGACTTGAGTGTCATTCGTACCCCACTGACTGAGCTCCCTGATGGCCTGATTGTGGACGGAAACTTATATCTCAGCGGCTCAGGAATCCATGCATTTCCGGAAACAATGACGGTGAAAGGAAACATCTATTTGGGGGGAAACAGCATCAAAAAATGGCCGAAAAATCTAACGCTGGGTGGTGCCGTAGCAAGATAA
- a CDS encoding 1-acyl-sn-glycerol-3-phosphate acyltransferase — MTSITDPYAEIRPYEDDEIPAAINRLIEDDEFIHAIVKHRFKHHAGWKQTLMSPWVKMYLKIKWRKLTSVEAIQLEVKKYLDQTLETTTDGVTYSGLDKLDKNQAYLFVSNHRDIAMDPALVNYGLHISGHQTVRIAIGDNLLRKPCATELMKLNKSFIVKRSAKGPREMMKALATLSGYIKSSLDTGHSIWIAQREGRAKDGNDFTDPAILKMFHVEGRSQKIDFATYAKSLKIVPVAIAYENDPCDLAKARELYEKATLGAYEKREFEDIESIIQGIVGEKGRIHVTFGDVIDQDFATPDALAEEIDRQIHQHYQLFPINLLAAGCEGDEVTPATREILKQKLASLPEGAHEYLLASYANPVKNKPQA; from the coding sequence ATGACATCAATCACCGATCCTTATGCAGAAATTCGTCCTTATGAAGACGATGAAATTCCTGCAGCTATCAATCGTCTCATTGAAGACGATGAATTTATTCATGCAATTGTTAAGCATCGATTCAAGCACCATGCCGGGTGGAAACAAACCCTGATGAGTCCTTGGGTCAAAATGTATCTGAAGATCAAATGGCGGAAACTGACTTCCGTTGAAGCCATTCAGCTTGAAGTAAAAAAATACCTTGATCAAACATTAGAGACGACAACCGATGGCGTGACATATTCTGGTCTGGACAAACTGGATAAAAATCAGGCTTATCTGTTTGTGTCTAACCATCGTGACATTGCGATGGATCCGGCGCTGGTGAACTATGGCTTGCATATTTCCGGTCACCAAACGGTGAGAATCGCGATTGGTGACAATCTGTTACGTAAGCCGTGCGCTACGGAGCTGATGAAACTGAATAAAAGCTTTATCGTCAAGCGCTCTGCCAAAGGGCCACGCGAGATGATGAAAGCACTGGCAACGCTCTCCGGTTATATTAAAAGTTCGTTGGATACGGGTCATTCTATCTGGATTGCCCAGCGTGAAGGGCGGGCAAAAGACGGCAATGATTTTACGGATCCGGCCATTCTGAAAATGTTTCATGTGGAAGGGCGCAGTCAAAAAATTGATTTTGCCACGTATGCCAAGTCGCTGAAGATTGTACCAGTGGCGATTGCGTACGAAAATGATCCCTGTGATTTGGCTAAAGCCAGAGAGCTGTACGAAAAAGCGACGCTGGGCGCTTATGAAAAAAGAGAATTTGAAGATATTGAGAGTATCATTCAGGGGATCGTGGGCGAAAAAGGACGCATTCATGTGACATTTGGTGACGTGATTGATCAGGATTTCGCAACACCGGACGCGCTGGCAGAAGAGATTGATCGGCAGATTCATCAACATTATCAGTTGTTTCCAATCAATTTACTGGCTGCCGGATGTGAAGGGGATGAAGTGACCCCGGCAACCCGGGAGATACTGAAGCAAAAGCTCGCAAGTTTGCCGGAAGGGGCGCATGAATATCTGCTCGCCAGCTATGCCAACCCGGTGAAAAACAAGCCACAAGCTTAA
- a CDS encoding cupin domain-containing protein, with amino-acid sequence MHYAIQVDSATTDYLQITARKKSLKHVLLLVEQGMVLLKLGKHEYAATANQALWIPCQCLHALTIFPQTRLTRIEFSARLRHNFPPQAGFVPLSTLCRAVLARLAETTPQMTVYPHLLGVLTDEVLHFRPELRENKFTHLLKQWQTQSPQPVEGISPEVHLILLLREAQKKMQSGVSANQVADQLFDGQRAQLHQLRQSLLGLNRDM; translated from the coding sequence ATGCACTACGCCATTCAAGTAGACTCAGCCACGACCGACTACCTCCAGATCACCGCTCGAAAAAAATCGCTGAAACACGTGCTTCTTCTCGTCGAGCAAGGCATGGTGTTATTGAAATTAGGCAAGCATGAATACGCAGCCACTGCAAACCAAGCTCTGTGGATCCCCTGCCAGTGTCTGCATGCATTAACGATTTTTCCGCAAACACGTCTGACTCGCATCGAATTTTCAGCTCGCCTGCGCCACAATTTTCCGCCTCAGGCGGGATTTGTGCCACTCAGCACCTTATGTCGCGCGGTATTGGCACGCCTTGCCGAGACCACACCGCAAATGACGGTTTACCCACATCTGCTCGGTGTACTCACCGATGAAGTGCTGCATTTCCGCCCTGAGCTGCGTGAGAACAAATTCACGCATTTACTCAAGCAGTGGCAAACCCAGTCTCCTCAACCTGTTGAGGGTATTTCACCGGAAGTCCATCTCATTCTGCTATTACGTGAAGCACAGAAAAAAATGCAATCCGGTGTCTCCGCAAATCAAGTCGCCGATCAGCTTTTTGACGGACAACGGGCGCAACTTCACCAGTTGCGCCAGAGTTTGCTGGGATTAAACCGCGACATGTAA
- a CDS encoding hybrid-cluster NAD(P)-dependent oxidoreductase: MSAKVDQIHIYPVKSVGGISLSQSWADKEGLAFDRRFMLALADGSMVTARKFPRLVTVRSALMPDGVLFQVEGEEPLRIRYADFKMQEIATTVWHDSFTAYTTTDEANDWFSRVIERQVELVFTGEHSQRYRESVGNTVGFADGYPLLIISQGSLDELNRRSPEQHVMQQFRANIVVSGTEAFAEDGWKRIRIGTAEFELVKPCKRCILATVEPERGQLRASQEPLKTLLQFRRGTSGGVFFGQNMVVRTAGMIQADDVVEVLEYKEKEQYPDEQPQWQTLTCVEKEEIARDFVTFWLEPQQGQTLTYQPGQHLPIALTINRETINRHYTLSSSPSRPGRLAISVKRVSDGQVSNWLLDHFQIGDVLQAQAPGGQFHLQSDSSHYPLLLLSAGSGVTPMLSMLRYLADHQQMRDVVFYHQCRSVDDIPCREELEHLNHQHSGLKVIISLTQPPQDWFGLKGRFSLSHLRQVQDVERRQVFVCGPDGFMKKAKNLLMKAGLPAHYYHQEAFGTQKIAERPYLNVMLTMNGETVAGNNQQTLLEQAEDQGIAISNSCRAGLCGSCRVKVTQGRVSQPDVPALDDKDRQAGVVLACCCVPDTDLEISY; this comes from the coding sequence ATGTCAGCAAAAGTCGATCAGATTCATATTTATCCGGTGAAATCCGTGGGTGGAATTTCGCTATCACAAAGCTGGGCGGATAAAGAAGGGTTGGCATTTGATCGACGCTTTATGTTGGCGTTAGCAGACGGCAGCATGGTGACCGCGCGAAAATTTCCCCGTCTGGTGACGGTGCGTTCGGCACTGATGCCTGACGGCGTGCTGTTTCAGGTTGAGGGTGAAGAGCCGCTGCGGATCCGCTATGCGGATTTTAAAATGCAGGAAATTGCCACCACGGTTTGGCATGATTCCTTCACGGCTTACACCACCACCGATGAAGCGAATGATTGGTTTAGCCGAGTGATTGAGCGGCAGGTTGAACTGGTCTTTACCGGTGAGCATTCACAGCGCTATCGTGAATCGGTTGGCAATACGGTTGGGTTTGCGGATGGCTATCCCTTGCTGATCATCAGCCAAGGCTCATTGGATGAATTGAATCGTCGCAGTCCTGAGCAACATGTGATGCAACAGTTCCGAGCCAATATTGTGGTTTCCGGTACTGAAGCTTTTGCCGAAGATGGCTGGAAGCGTATTCGGATCGGCACCGCTGAATTTGAACTCGTTAAACCCTGTAAGCGCTGTATTTTAGCCACAGTCGAGCCGGAGCGCGGTCAGTTGAGAGCGTCGCAAGAGCCACTGAAAACATTGCTACAATTCCGGCGCGGCACATCAGGCGGTGTTTTTTTCGGCCAGAATATGGTGGTTCGGACTGCGGGGATGATTCAGGCCGACGATGTTGTGGAAGTGCTCGAATATAAAGAAAAAGAGCAATATCCGGATGAGCAACCGCAGTGGCAAACGCTGACTTGTGTCGAAAAAGAAGAGATCGCCCGGGATTTTGTGACCTTCTGGCTGGAGCCACAGCAGGGACAAACCCTGACTTATCAGCCGGGGCAGCATTTACCGATTGCGTTAACCATCAACAGGGAAACGATCAATCGTCACTATACCTTGTCTTCCAGTCCGTCCCGGCCGGGACGACTGGCGATTTCAGTCAAGCGTGTCAGTGATGGTCAGGTGTCGAACTGGTTGCTTGATCATTTTCAAATCGGAGATGTCCTTCAGGCACAAGCGCCGGGCGGTCAGTTTCATTTGCAGTCCGATTCATCCCATTATCCGTTGTTGCTTCTCTCTGCCGGCAGTGGCGTGACCCCGATGCTATCGATGTTGCGCTATCTGGCGGATCATCAACAAATGCGGGATGTGGTGTTTTATCATCAGTGCCGCTCGGTGGATGATATTCCGTGTCGTGAAGAGTTAGAACATTTGAATCATCAGCATTCTGGTTTGAAGGTCATTATTTCGCTCACACAGCCCCCGCAGGACTGGTTTGGTCTGAAAGGGCGGTTTTCCCTATCGCATTTGCGACAGGTGCAAGATGTGGAACGGCGGCAGGTGTTTGTTTGCGGGCCGGACGGCTTTATGAAAAAAGCGAAAAACCTCCTGATGAAAGCAGGTTTGCCGGCGCACTATTATCATCAAGAAGCATTCGGGACTCAGAAAATTGCTGAACGGCCATATCTGAACGTGATGCTGACAATGAACGGCGAAACGGTGGCGGGGAATAATCAACAGACGTTGCTGGAACAGGCGGAAGATCAGGGGATTGCAATCAGCAATAGTTGTCGGGCCGGATTGTGTGGCTCTTGCCGGGTGAAAGTGACACAAGGGCGAGTGTCTCAGCCGGATGTCCCGGCATTGGACGATAAAGATCGCCAAGCGGGGGTGGTCTTGGCGTGTTGCTGCGTGCCGGATACCGACCTTGAGATCAGTTATTAA
- the pyrC gene encoding dihydroorotase codes for MTILTLTRPDDWHVHLRDGDVLPDTVRDISRYNGRALIMPNTVPPTTTTDMAQAYRQRIIDAQPQPGCTPLMSLYLTDNTTPEEIQQAKSSGVVVAAKLYPAGATTNSDSGVTSVSTIYPVLKTMQETGMLLLIHGEVTHHDVDIFDREATFLSEVLAPIVRDFPDLKIVVEHITTADAVRFVTQAGPNVAATITAHHLLYNRNHMLVGGIKPHYYCLPILKRNTHQQALIQAATSGSPKFFLGTDSAPHTKANKENACGCAGSYTAHAAIELYAEVFEQAGKLESLEGFASHHGPDFYGLPRNSDTITLVKTPWQVPEVMPFGSETVVPIRAGETIAWQVKSDA; via the coding sequence ATGACAATACTCACACTGACCCGACCCGACGACTGGCACGTACACCTGCGGGACGGAGACGTTTTGCCAGACACAGTCAGAGATATCAGTCGCTACAATGGCCGTGCCCTGATTATGCCCAATACGGTTCCACCGACCACCACCACCGACATGGCTCAGGCGTATCGCCAACGCATCATCGATGCTCAGCCTCAGCCCGGCTGCACGCCTCTGATGTCGCTTTATCTCACCGATAACACCACACCCGAAGAGATTCAACAGGCCAAATCATCCGGCGTTGTTGTGGCAGCCAAGCTGTACCCGGCCGGTGCAACTACCAATTCCGATTCGGGGGTCACCTCGGTCAGCACCATTTATCCCGTTCTCAAAACCATGCAAGAGACGGGCATGTTGCTACTGATCCACGGTGAAGTTACCCACCATGACGTTGATATTTTTGATCGGGAAGCCACCTTTCTGAGCGAAGTGCTGGCACCGATTGTGCGTGATTTCCCTGATTTGAAGATCGTCGTCGAACACATCACCACGGCGGATGCAGTCCGATTTGTGACACAAGCCGGCCCTAATGTCGCGGCCACGATCACCGCGCACCATCTTTTGTATAACCGTAATCACATGTTGGTCGGTGGGATTAAGCCGCACTACTACTGTCTGCCGATCCTCAAACGCAATACGCATCAGCAAGCCCTGATTCAAGCCGCGACATCCGGCAGCCCGAAATTCTTCCTCGGCACCGACTCTGCCCCGCATACCAAAGCCAACAAAGAAAATGCCTGTGGCTGTGCCGGCTCTTATACCGCGCACGCTGCGATTGAACTGTATGCAGAAGTCTTTGAACAGGCGGGTAAATTGGAATCTCTCGAAGGCTTTGCCAGTCATCACGGCCCGGATTTCTACGGCTTACCCCGTAATTCCGACACCATCACTCTGGTCAAGACCCCTTGGCAAGTGCCTGAAGTGATGCCGTTCGGCAGCGAAACCGTCGTGCCGATCCGCGCTGGTGAAACCATCGCATGGCAGGTCAAATCAGACGCTTGA
- a CDS encoding alpha/beta hydrolase family protein: protein MMRKIILCVLCCFSSASWATIGIAEENYHDLERQRTIETRLFYPAAMSEAESVFAANVAFYGFKAVKDAPPTGKKLPLYILVHGTSGNWKNLSWLGSYLTENGAFVVSANHPGYTTGQATPERVLRMWEQPRDVSFLIDQILSSDYANHIDKDNITVIGYSLGGYTALALAGARFDISGYQTYCHQHRDDSCKYYGNAFHGLSQPDHQMIAGDYRDERVTKAIAIAPGYVPAILPQSLETLSAKTMIVGGELDKTIPPKLQILPYITTHQRQLSYQTIKGASHFSFMQNCKPQAVKILAEEGAAFVCQEAADVDRKSIHQALLDIVSGQKLSI from the coding sequence ATGATGAGAAAAATCATCTTATGTGTTCTGTGTTGCTTCAGCTCGGCAAGCTGGGCAACGATAGGGATCGCTGAAGAAAACTACCACGATCTTGAAAGGCAGAGGACCATCGAGACTAGGCTTTTCTATCCTGCCGCGATGTCGGAAGCAGAAAGCGTTTTCGCTGCAAACGTTGCCTTCTATGGATTTAAAGCGGTCAAAGACGCACCGCCAACGGGGAAGAAGTTACCGCTGTATATTCTCGTTCACGGCACGTCAGGGAACTGGAAGAACCTATCATGGCTGGGGAGCTACCTGACTGAGAATGGTGCTTTCGTTGTGTCAGCGAACCATCCGGGGTATACCACAGGGCAAGCGACGCCTGAGCGTGTCCTGAGAATGTGGGAGCAACCGCGCGATGTCTCTTTCCTGATCGATCAGATCCTCTCAAGTGATTACGCGAACCATATAGACAAAGATAATATAACAGTCATCGGTTACTCGCTTGGCGGCTATACTGCACTGGCATTAGCCGGCGCCAGATTCGATATTTCGGGGTATCAGACATATTGTCATCAACACCGTGATGACTCTTGTAAGTATTACGGCAATGCGTTCCATGGCCTTTCTCAACCGGATCATCAGATGATCGCTGGTGACTACAGGGATGAACGTGTCACAAAAGCAATTGCCATCGCGCCGGGCTATGTTCCTGCTATATTGCCGCAATCATTAGAGACGTTATCGGCCAAAACCATGATTGTTGGTGGAGAACTGGATAAGACGATTCCGCCAAAATTACAAATTCTGCCTTATATCACGACTCACCAGAGGCAACTTTCTTACCAAACAATCAAAGGTGCATCACACTTCAGTTTTATGCAAAACTGTAAGCCTCAGGCTGTGAAGATACTGGCAGAGGAAGGGGCGGCTTTTGTGTGCCAAGAAGCTGCTGATGTCGACAGAAAATCGATTCATCAAGCACTGCTTGACATTGTCAGTGGACAGAAATTAAGCATATAG